One region of Ictalurus furcatus strain D&B chromosome 17, Billie_1.0, whole genome shotgun sequence genomic DNA includes:
- the LOC128621500 gene encoding transcription regulator protein BACH1-like: protein MSVDGSRTSVFTFQSAVHSMHVLRCLDEQRQKDILCDVTVEVESRSFRAHCSVLACCSAYFYTRLLNHTGWNSVITLPEEITVEGFVPLLQFAYTAKLHFTKENIQEIHRCAELLGFHNLDKACFEFLIPKFSDGSDTTQEAKRKSKNRSKIINSNEKSPAANEACDHIDEQCTNTEGDGVALVSGAQTVQNVSPHDTECPNERPSVTSDKNILDLPSVSFQSATDHQTELCLQNCGPQLVPSSSIPTGEVCPFLSMPCSTENDNVHPVTAGCDGGILNRLAMDDVQGECLNMPNVAEGQIEQPVRDLEPTSDCSQLCPLSSRETSEVLDSIASVSNLENIESTTTENFDPPEQIFPNPAHSNGSTERSTVEREVAEHLAKGFWPDMSSSLTETPEHMEQGAAGNGSDFHWLKHLDLGAAPDDCPFLRDLNSTEDPPSLNNSPSREPSRESPFVSPINSGDTSECEHEADSVVSSEQACEVDLPFPVEQIPSMSRRAFLQILKEQSLTPEQLEFVQDVRRRSKNRMAAQRSRKRKLDCIYKLEGDIKKLRIQKEKLLQERNQLKQSMEETQQSLSGLCESVCTKSSMQPEQLHVLARYLSPDSPSSVLLTPTASPNLPCLEAWSSEPTQPDCAQANGTANNNDNDNNNNNNNAGTVPKPNDYSQT, encoded by the exons ATGTCTGTGGATGGCTCCCGGACGTCAGTATTTACCTTCCAGTCAGCTGTACACAGTATGCATGTCCTCCGCTGCCTGGAtgagcagagacagaaagacatctTGTGTGATGTGACAGTGGAAGTGGAGAGCAGGAGCTTTCGAGCCCACTGCTCAGTACTGGCTTGCTGCAGCGCCTATTTTTACACCAGACTCCTAAACCACACGGGATGGAACTCGGTCATCACTCTGCCTGAGGAA ATCACAGTAGAGGGCTTTGTGCCTTTGCTGCAGTTTGCTTATACTGCAAAACTTCACTTCACCAAAGAAAACATCCAGGAAATTCACAGATGTGCTGAGCTGTTGGGATTTCACAATCTTGACAAAGCGTGCTTTGAGTTCCTCATTCCGAAGTTCTCTGATGGCAGCGATACTACTCAGGAAGCCAAGAGGAAgagcaaaaacagaagcaagaTCATAAACAGCAATGAAAAATCGCCAGCTGCCAACGAAGCCTGTGATCATATTGACGAACAATGCACTAATACTGAAGGAGATGGTGTAGCTCTGGTTTCTGGAGCTCAAACGGTACAGAATGTATCACCTCATGATACAGAGTGTCCTAATGAAAGGCCTTCTGTCACCTCTGATAAGAATATTTTAGATTTACCTTCAGTCTCATTCCAGTCTGCTACTGACCACCAAACAGAACTGTGTTTACAGAACTGTGGGCCACAGCTGGTGCCATCTTCATCCATACCTACTGGTGAAGTGTGTCCCTTTCTTTCAATGCCATGTAGCACTGAGAATGACAATGTGCATCCTGTCACAGCTGGCTGTGACGGTGGCATTTTGAATAGACTGGCAATGGATGATGTTCAAGGTGAATGTCTAAACATGCCAAACGTTGCTGAGGGCCAAATTGAACAGCCTGTAAGAGATTTAGAGCCAACGTCGGACTGCAGCCAGTTATGTCCCCTGTCCTCCAGGGAAACAAGTGAAGTCTTGGACAGCATTGCATCAGTGAGCAACTTGGAGAACATCGAGAGCACCACCACAGAGAATTTTGACCCCCCTGAGCAAATATTCCCCAACCCAGCACACAGCAATGGCTCCACAGAGAGAAGCAcagtagagagagaggtggCTGAGCATCTGGCAAAAGGGTTCTGGCCAGACATGAGTTCCTCTTTGACAGAGACTCCGGAGCACATGGAGCAGGGAGCTGCTGGAAATGGCTCTGACTTCCACTGGCTCAAACACCTGGATTTAGGTGCTGCACCTGATGATTGCCCTTTCCTTAGAGACTTAAACTCCACGGAGGACCCGCCCTCATTGAATAACAGTCCATCCAGAGAACCAAGCAGAGAGAGTCCCTTTGTGTCTCCTATAAACTCTGGCGACACTTCTGAATGTGAGCACGAGGCCGACTCTGTGGTTAGCAGTGAGCAAGCATGTGAG GTAGACTTGCCGTTCCCCGTTGAGCAAATCCCGAGCATGAGCAGGCGAGCTTTCCTGCAGATTCTGAAGGAGCAGAGTCTCACGCCAGAACAGCTGGAATTTGTACAAGACGTTCGGAGGAGAAGCAAAAACCGCATGGCTGCCCAGCGTAGCCGGAAGAGAAAGCTAGACTGCATCTACAAGCTCGAGGGGGACATCAAGAAACTG aGGATTCAGAAGGAGAAGTTGCTGCAAGAACGTAACCAGCTGAAGCAGAGTATGGAGGAGACACAGCAATCTCTCTCAggtctgtgtgagagtgtgtgtactaAATCCTCAATGCAGCCAGAGCAGCTGCACGTCTTAGCCAGGTATCTGTCCCCAGACTCGCCCAGCTCGGTGCTCCTCACACCCACTGCCTCCCCAAATCTGCCCTGCCTCGAGGCCTGGAGCAGCGAGCCAACTCAGCCTGACTGCGCTCAAGCTAATGGAACagctaataataatgataatgataataataataataataataatgctggcaCTGTTCCAAAGCCCAATGATTATTCACAAACATAA